In a genomic window of Variovorax paradoxus:
- a CDS encoding ABC transporter permease subunit, which yields MASTHTLPSATSGATAPPGPWREFWSAFSANRGAVIGLVTIAVLLLVALLAPWIAPHAPNQTNSAVFLQPPAWQQGGSLTYLLGTDAIGRDILSRLMYGARLSLSIGVAVVAISVVVGVVLGLVAGFFRGVLEIAIMRLMDIILTLPSLLLAIVIVAILGPGLINAMLAVAIVVLPHYVRITRAAVIAEVSRDYVTAARVSGAGTLRLMFREVLPNCAAPLIVQASLGISTAILDAAALGFLGLGAQPPSPEWGTMLADAREFVLRAWWVVTFPGLAILAAVLAFNLLGDGLRDALDPKLKR from the coding sequence ATGGCATCGACCCACACCCTTCCCAGCGCCACCTCCGGTGCCACGGCGCCGCCCGGACCCTGGCGCGAATTCTGGAGCGCTTTCTCCGCCAACCGCGGCGCGGTGATCGGCCTGGTCACCATCGCCGTGCTGCTGCTGGTTGCGCTGCTCGCGCCGTGGATCGCGCCGCATGCGCCGAACCAGACCAACAGCGCCGTGTTCCTGCAGCCGCCGGCCTGGCAGCAGGGGGGCTCGCTGACCTACCTGCTGGGCACCGATGCCATCGGCCGCGACATCCTCTCGCGCCTCATGTACGGCGCGCGCCTGTCGCTCTCGATCGGCGTCGCGGTGGTTGCGATCTCGGTGGTGGTGGGCGTGGTGCTCGGCCTGGTCGCGGGCTTCTTCCGCGGCGTGCTCGAGATCGCGATCATGCGGCTGATGGACATCATCCTCACGCTGCCGAGCCTGCTGCTCGCGATCGTGATCGTGGCCATCCTCGGGCCCGGCCTCATCAACGCGATGCTCGCCGTGGCCATCGTCGTGCTGCCGCACTACGTGCGCATCACGCGCGCGGCCGTCATCGCCGAGGTCTCGCGCGACTACGTGACCGCGGCGCGCGTCAGCGGCGCCGGCACCCTGCGCCTGATGTTCCGCGAGGTGCTGCCGAACTGCGCGGCGCCGCTGATCGTGCAGGCCTCGCTGGGCATCTCCACCGCCATCCTCGACGCGGCAGCGCTCGGCTTCCTCGGCCTCGGCGCGCAGCCGCCCTCGCCCGAGTGGGGCACCATGCTGGCCGATGCGCGCGAGTTCGTGCTGCGCGCCTGGTGGGTCGTGACCTTCCCCGGCCTCGCGATCCTCGCGGCGGTGCTGGCCTTCAACCTGCTGGGCGACGGTCTGCGCGACGCGCTCGATCCGAAGCTCAAGCGCTGA
- a CDS encoding ABC transporter ATP-binding protein — protein sequence MPLLDIQDLHVEFPTQGGVMHAVDGVSLSLEEGEVLGIVGESGSGKSVTMMALMGLIGFPGRVRADHMRFAGRDLLGISDKARRALVGKEVAMIFQEPTTSLNPCFTIGFQLMETLRLHLGLDRRAAKKRATELLEQVGIPAASSRLSSYPHQLSGGMNQRVMIAMAIACNPRLLIADEPTTALDVTIQAQILDLLRDLQKERGMALVLITHNMGVVSEMAQRIAVMYAGQVMEQQRVDRLFATPQHPYTEALLAALPERAPPDGRLATIAGVVPGVHDRPAGCLFAPRCGYVTTRACQVRPALRGVEALPGAQVRCHFPLGEPGCMAAIEQDRPQVAEAAS from the coding sequence ATGCCTTTGCTCGATATCCAGGATCTGCACGTCGAATTCCCGACCCAGGGCGGCGTGATGCATGCGGTCGACGGCGTGAGCCTCTCGCTCGAGGAGGGCGAGGTGCTCGGCATCGTCGGCGAGTCGGGCTCGGGCAAGAGCGTGACCATGATGGCGCTGATGGGGCTGATCGGCTTCCCGGGCCGCGTGCGCGCCGACCACATGCGCTTCGCGGGCCGCGACCTGCTCGGCATCTCCGACAAGGCGCGCCGCGCGCTGGTGGGCAAGGAGGTCGCGATGATCTTCCAGGAGCCCACCACCAGCCTCAACCCCTGCTTCACCATCGGCTTCCAGCTGATGGAGACGCTGCGCCTGCACCTCGGGCTCGACCGGCGCGCGGCGAAGAAGCGTGCCACCGAACTGCTCGAGCAGGTCGGCATCCCGGCCGCGTCGTCGCGCCTCTCGAGCTATCCGCACCAGCTCTCGGGCGGCATGAACCAGCGCGTGATGATCGCGATGGCGATCGCCTGCAACCCGCGCCTCTTGATCGCCGACGAGCCGACCACGGCGCTCGACGTGACGATCCAGGCGCAGATCCTCGACCTGCTGCGCGACCTGCAGAAGGAGCGCGGCATGGCGCTGGTGCTGATCACGCACAACATGGGCGTGGTCAGCGAGATGGCGCAGCGCATCGCCGTGATGTATGCGGGCCAGGTGATGGAGCAGCAGCGCGTGGACCGGCTGTTCGCGACGCCGCAGCATCCCTACACCGAGGCGCTGCTGGCCGCGCTGCCCGAGCGCGCGCCGCCCGACGGCCGGCTCGCCACCATCGCGGGCGTGGTGCCCGGCGTTCACGACCGGCCCGCGGGCTGCCTGTTCGCGCCGCGCTGCGGCTACGTGACGACACGCGCCTGCCAGGTGCGCCCGGCCCTGCGCGGCGTCGAGGCGCTGCCCGGCGCGCAGGTGCGCTGCCATTTCCCGCTCGGCGAACCGGGGTGCATGGCCGCGATCGAGCAGGACCGGCCGCAGGTCGCGGAGGCCGCATCGTGA
- a CDS encoding ABC transporter ATP-binding protein, which produces MVSAAEIVVEAKNLQRIYEVRRGLFRPNAQLRAVGDISFRLERGRTLAVVGESGCGKSTLARMVALIEKPTAGQLTLVGHDAVNPPSERRRELRQAVQLVFQNPYGSLNPRKKVAAVLEDPLAINTTLGKAERAAKAREMLARVGLRPEHANRYPHMFSGGQRQRIAIARALMLEPRLVVADEPVSALDVSIQAQVLNLLADLQAELGLAYLFISHDLGVVRHIAHDVLVMYLGHAVEQGPKARIFERPLHPYTQALLASTPGLSSQRIVLKGELPSPLSPPTGCVFSTRCPHVTQRCRDERPALRELDERQVACHYAERFLEGAPVVRADLPSAPPFVAPVAMNP; this is translated from the coding sequence ATCGTGAGCGCCGCGGAGATCGTCGTCGAGGCGAAGAACCTGCAGCGCATCTACGAGGTGCGCCGCGGCCTGTTCCGACCGAACGCGCAACTGCGCGCGGTGGGCGACATCTCGTTCCGGCTCGAGCGCGGCCGCACGCTCGCGGTGGTCGGCGAATCGGGCTGCGGCAAGTCGACGCTCGCGCGCATGGTCGCGCTGATCGAGAAGCCGACGGCGGGCCAGCTCACGCTGGTCGGCCACGATGCCGTGAACCCGCCGTCCGAACGCCGTCGCGAACTGCGCCAGGCCGTGCAGCTGGTGTTCCAGAACCCCTACGGCTCGCTCAATCCGCGCAAGAAGGTCGCGGCGGTGCTCGAGGACCCGCTCGCGATCAACACCACGCTCGGCAAGGCGGAACGTGCCGCGAAGGCGCGCGAGATGCTCGCGCGCGTAGGCCTGCGGCCAGAGCATGCCAACCGCTATCCGCACATGTTCTCGGGCGGCCAGCGCCAGCGCATCGCGATCGCGCGCGCGCTGATGCTCGAGCCGCGGCTGGTGGTGGCGGACGAGCCGGTGTCGGCGCTCGACGTGTCGATCCAGGCCCAGGTGCTGAACCTGCTGGCCGACCTGCAGGCCGAGCTCGGCCTGGCCTACCTGTTCATCTCGCACGACCTCGGCGTGGTGCGCCACATCGCGCACGACGTGCTCGTGATGTACCTCGGCCACGCGGTGGAGCAGGGCCCGAAGGCGCGCATCTTCGAGCGTCCTCTGCATCCCTACACGCAGGCGCTGCTGGCCTCCACGCCGGGCCTCAGCAGCCAGCGCATCGTGCTCAAGGGCGAGCTGCCGTCGCCGCTGTCGCCGCCCACGGGCTGCGTCTTCAGCACGCGCTGCCCGCATGTCACGCAGCGCTGCCGCGACGAGCGGCCCGCGCTGCGCGAGCTCGACGAGCGGCAGGTTGCCTGCCACTACGCCGAGCGTTTTCTCGAAGGCGCGCCGGTGGTGCGCGCCGATTTGCCGTCGGCACCGCCGTTCGTCGCGCCCGTCGCGATGAATCCCTGA
- a CDS encoding ABC transporter substrate-binding protein — MTNRSFLPRRARQLALLAPVAIAALTLACGAVSAKTLVYCSEGSPENFYPGMNTTGTSFDVTTQVYNTIVEFERGGTKVVPGLAEKWDISADGTVYTFHLRKGVKWHTTSKSFKPTRDFNADDFIFMIDRQWKESDPFFKVTSQNHSYFNDMGMPKLLKSVDRIDDYTVKITLNQAEAPFLANLAMQYAGIQSKEYAIAMLKAGTPEKVDQDPIGTGPFYLVQYQKDAVIRFKAFPQYWGGKAKIDDLVFAITPDASVRWAKLQKGECHVMPYPNPADLDAIRKDPNVQVLEQPGLNVGYLSYNTTKKPFDDVRVRKAINMAINKKAIIDGVYLSTGVAAKNPIPPTMWSYNDAVKDDPYDPEAAKKLLAQAGFPDGFSTDLWAMPVQRPYNPNAKRIAELMQADLAKINVKAEIKSFEWGEYRKRLQAGEHQMGMLGWTGDNGDPDNFLYTLLGCASAKSASGSNISKFCYQPYEDLVLKAKSTTKQAERDALYKKAQLIFKEQAPWFTIAHAVQLKPVRKEVIDFKLSPFGRHTFYGVDIK; from the coding sequence ATGACCAACCGTTCCTTCCTCCCGCGCCGCGCACGACAGCTGGCGCTGCTGGCACCCGTGGCGATCGCGGCGCTGACCCTGGCCTGCGGCGCGGTGTCGGCCAAGACGCTGGTCTACTGTTCCGAGGGCAGCCCCGAGAATTTCTATCCGGGCATGAACACCACCGGCACCTCGTTCGACGTGACCACGCAGGTCTACAACACCATCGTCGAGTTCGAGCGCGGCGGCACCAAGGTCGTGCCGGGCCTGGCCGAGAAGTGGGACATCTCGGCCGACGGCACGGTCTACACCTTCCACCTGCGCAAGGGCGTGAAGTGGCACACCACGAGCAAGAGCTTCAAGCCCACGCGCGACTTCAACGCCGACGACTTCATCTTCATGATCGACCGCCAGTGGAAGGAGAGCGATCCCTTCTTCAAGGTCACGAGCCAGAACCACTCCTACTTCAACGACATGGGCATGCCCAAGCTGCTGAAGTCGGTGGACCGCATCGACGACTACACGGTGAAGATCACGCTCAACCAGGCCGAGGCGCCGTTCCTCGCCAACCTCGCGATGCAGTACGCGGGCATCCAGTCGAAGGAGTACGCGATCGCGATGCTCAAGGCCGGCACGCCCGAGAAGGTCGACCAGGACCCGATCGGCACCGGCCCGTTCTACCTCGTGCAGTACCAGAAGGACGCGGTCATCCGCTTCAAGGCCTTCCCGCAGTACTGGGGCGGCAAGGCCAAGATCGACGACCTCGTGTTCGCGATCACGCCCGATGCCTCGGTGCGCTGGGCCAAGCTGCAGAAGGGCGAGTGCCACGTCATGCCGTACCCGAACCCGGCCGACCTCGACGCGATCCGCAAGGACCCGAACGTGCAGGTGCTCGAGCAGCCGGGCCTGAACGTCGGCTACCTCTCATACAACACGACCAAGAAGCCCTTCGACGACGTGCGCGTGCGCAAGGCCATCAACATGGCGATCAACAAGAAGGCGATCATCGACGGCGTGTACCTCTCGACCGGCGTGGCCGCGAAGAACCCGATCCCGCCGACCATGTGGTCCTACAACGATGCGGTGAAGGACGATCCCTACGATCCCGAGGCCGCGAAGAAGCTGCTGGCGCAGGCCGGCTTCCCCGACGGCTTCTCGACCGACCTGTGGGCCATGCCGGTGCAGCGGCCCTACAACCCGAACGCCAAGCGCATCGCCGAGCTGATGCAGGCCGATCTCGCCAAGATCAACGTCAAGGCCGAGATCAAGAGCTTCGAATGGGGCGAGTACCGCAAGCGGCTGCAGGCCGGCGAGCACCAGATGGGCATGCTGGGCTGGACCGGCGACAACGGCGACCCCGACAACTTCCTCTACACGCTGCTGGGCTGCGCCTCGGCCAAGTCGGCGAGCGGCAGCAACATCTCGAAGTTCTGCTACCAGCCCTACGAGGACCTCGTGCTGAAGGCCAAGAGCACGACCAAGCAGGCCGAGCGCGACGCGCTCTACAAGAAGGCGCAGCTGATCTTCAAGGAGCAGGCGCCGTGGTTCACCATCGCGCACGCGGTGCAGCTCAAGCCGGTGCGCAAGGAAGTGATCGACTTCAAGCTCAGCCCCTTCGGCCGCCACACCTTCTACGGCGTGGACATCAAGTAA
- a CDS encoding 5'-methylthioadenosine/adenosylhomocysteine nucleosidase, which yields MHEELKALLALMPDEQRVRVAGRDFWVGHLQGQPVVAVLSRIGKVAAAVTATLLLERFGVRAIVFSGVAGGLAPGVKVGDVVVATELLQHDMDASPLFQKYEVPLMGLARFKADAAIGDALADVAEATLRDLVALVGQGAVDEFGLRSPTVHRGLLISGDRFVATAAESEALRRALPDALAVEMEGAAVAQVCHDYGVPFAAMRTISDRADEEAHGDFARFVAEVASRYSLALVGAWLAAESTT from the coding sequence ATGCACGAGGAGCTCAAGGCGCTCCTCGCGCTGATGCCCGACGAGCAGCGCGTGCGCGTCGCCGGCCGCGACTTCTGGGTCGGCCACCTGCAGGGCCAGCCCGTGGTCGCGGTGCTGTCGCGCATCGGCAAGGTCGCCGCGGCGGTGACGGCCACGCTGCTGCTCGAGCGCTTCGGCGTGCGCGCCATCGTGTTCAGCGGCGTCGCGGGCGGGCTCGCGCCGGGCGTCAAGGTCGGCGACGTGGTGGTGGCGACCGAACTGCTGCAGCACGACATGGATGCCTCGCCGCTCTTTCAAAAATACGAAGTGCCCTTGATGGGCCTGGCGCGTTTCAAGGCCGATGCGGCGATCGGCGATGCGCTGGCGGACGTGGCCGAAGCGACCCTGCGCGATCTCGTGGCCCTGGTGGGGCAGGGCGCCGTCGACGAATTCGGCCTGCGTTCGCCGACCGTGCATCGCGGCCTGCTGATCAGCGGCGACCGCTTCGTCGCGACCGCGGCCGAAAGCGAGGCGCTGCGCCGCGCGCTGCCCGATGCGCTGGCGGTGGAGATGGAAGGCGCCGCGGTGGCGCAGGTGTGCCACGACTACGGCGTGCCCTTCGCCGCGATGCGCACGATCTCGGACCGCGCCGACGAGGAGGCCCATGGCGACTTCGCGCGCTTCGTCGCCGAGGTCGCGAGCCGCTACAGCCTCGCGCTGGTCGGCGCCTGGCTGGCTGCCGAGTCGACTACTTGA
- the corA gene encoding magnesium/cobalt transporter CorA — MLNIFTLANGRLVQEEIEALEELSRFQPIWVDLESPTLEEKRWIKQYYGLSIPEDAMDEDIEESARFYEEDNGELHIRSDFLIDDDEAPRAVRVAFILNQHNTDLRSRGVLFSIHDEDVPVFRLLRMRARRAPGLIEDAKEVMLKLFDADAEYSADSLENIYDELEAASKKVLSGNVSDELAGEVLGAIARQEDLNGRIRRNVMDTRRAVSFMMRSKMLNAEQFEEARQILRDIESLDNHTAFLFDKINFLMDATVGFININQNKTIKIFSVASVALLPPTLIASIYGMNFKFMPELDWAMGYPYAIVLMAASALVPMWYFRRRGWLK; from the coding sequence ATGCTCAATATCTTCACGCTCGCCAACGGCCGCCTCGTCCAGGAAGAGATCGAGGCCCTCGAGGAGCTCTCCCGCTTCCAGCCGATCTGGGTCGACCTCGAATCGCCCACGCTCGAGGAGAAGCGCTGGATCAAGCAGTACTACGGCCTCTCGATCCCCGAGGACGCGATGGACGAGGACATCGAGGAATCGGCGCGCTTCTATGAAGAGGACAACGGCGAACTCCACATCCGCAGCGACTTCCTGATCGACGACGACGAAGCCCCGCGCGCGGTGCGCGTCGCGTTCATCCTCAACCAGCACAACACCGACCTGCGCAGCCGCGGCGTGCTGTTCTCGATCCACGACGAGGACGTGCCCGTGTTCCGCCTGCTGCGCATGCGCGCGCGCCGCGCACCGGGGCTGATCGAGGACGCGAAGGAAGTGATGCTCAAGCTCTTCGACGCCGACGCCGAGTACTCGGCCGACTCGCTCGAGAACATCTACGACGAGCTCGAGGCCGCCAGCAAGAAGGTGCTCTCGGGCAACGTCAGCGACGAGCTCGCGGGCGAGGTGCTGGGCGCCATCGCGCGCCAGGAAGACCTGAACGGGCGCATCCGCCGCAACGTGATGGACACGCGCCGCGCGGTCAGCTTCATGATGCGCAGCAAGATGCTCAATGCCGAGCAGTTCGAGGAGGCGCGGCAGATCCTGCGCGACATCGAATCGCTCGACAACCACACGGCCTTCCTGTTCGACAAGATCAACTTCCTGATGGATGCGACCGTCGGTTTCATCAACATCAACCAGAACAAGACGATCAAGATCTTCTCGGTGGCCAGCGTCGCGCTGCTGCCGCCGACCTTGATCGCGAGCATCTACGGCATGAACTTCAAGTTCATGCCAGAGCTCGACTGGGCCATGGGCTATCCCTACGCCATCGTGCTGATGGCCGCGAGCGCGCTGGTGCCGATGTGGTACTTCCGCCGGCGCGGCTGGCTCAAGTAG
- a CDS encoding ATP-dependent helicase — MPSAASPVLSSPPATQAERLAAALASLNDEQRAAVEHGVEALAGGAPDTADAGPLLVIAGAGSGKTSTLAHRVAHLIARGVDPQRLLLLTFSRRAAQEMAQRAGQVLARVLGLQAHTAPALPWAGTFHGIGARLLREYAAQIGLDDNFTIHDRGDAEDLMGLARHELGFSSSARRFPHKGTCLSIYSRCVNTRAPLESVLRQSFPWCAEWGVELQQLFGAYVEAKQQQNVLDYDDLLLYWAGMMEEPTLAQHLGARFDHVLVDEYQDTNLLQAAILLALKPDGRGVTVVGDDAQSIYSFRGATVRNILDFPSQFSRPARVVTLERNYRSTQPILDVSNACIAHAAERHAKTLWTDKPSAGRPQIVRVPDESQQACWVADQVLAHREGGLALKSQAVLFRTSSHSAPLELELARRNIPFVKYGGLKFLEASHVKDLLAVLRFAQNPRGRMAGFRVTQLIPGIGPATSAKLLDAMDQAADPAVALRDFVPPSAARAEWAAFAEAYAALRAPSLAWPADVGIAMDWYLPHLERLYDDTAGTRRGDVEQLVHMASGYASRERFLTELTLDPPEATSDRPGPPLLDEDYLILSTIHSAKGQEWNSVHVLNVVDGCIPADVAQSAQELEEERRLLYVAMTRARDHLHLLVPQRFYIPQQAARGDRHLYANRSRFIPDADLARFESRTWPPPPPRAPAVPPPAAVIDLRNRMRAAWR, encoded by the coding sequence ATGCCGAGCGCCGCGTCCCCCGTCCTTTCCAGTCCGCCGGCGACCCAGGCCGAGCGCCTCGCGGCCGCCCTCGCCAGCCTCAACGACGAGCAGCGCGCGGCGGTCGAGCACGGGGTGGAGGCGCTGGCCGGTGGCGCTCCCGATACGGCCGACGCGGGCCCGCTGCTCGTCATCGCCGGCGCCGGCTCGGGCAAGACAAGCACGCTGGCGCACCGGGTGGCGCACCTGATCGCGCGCGGGGTCGATCCGCAGCGCCTGCTGCTTCTGACCTTCTCGCGCCGCGCCGCGCAGGAAATGGCGCAGCGCGCCGGCCAGGTGCTCGCACGCGTGCTGGGGTTGCAGGCCCACACCGCGCCCGCGCTGCCCTGGGCCGGCACCTTCCACGGCATCGGCGCGCGGCTGCTGCGCGAGTACGCCGCGCAGATCGGGCTGGACGACAACTTCACCATCCACGACCGCGGCGATGCCGAGGACCTGATGGGGCTGGCGCGGCACGAACTCGGCTTCTCCTCGAGCGCGCGCCGCTTTCCGCACAAGGGCACCTGCCTCTCGATCTATTCGCGCTGCGTGAACACGCGCGCGCCGCTCGAGTCGGTGCTCAGGCAGTCCTTTCCGTGGTGCGCCGAATGGGGCGTCGAGCTGCAGCAGCTGTTCGGCGCCTACGTCGAGGCCAAGCAGCAGCAGAACGTGCTCGACTACGACGACCTGCTGCTCTATTGGGCCGGCATGATGGAGGAGCCCACGCTGGCGCAGCACCTGGGCGCGCGCTTCGACCACGTGCTGGTCGACGAGTACCAGGACACCAACCTGCTGCAGGCCGCGATCCTGCTCGCGCTCAAGCCCGACGGCCGGGGCGTGACCGTGGTGGGCGACGACGCGCAGTCGATCTACTCGTTCCGCGGCGCGACGGTGCGCAACATCCTCGACTTCCCCTCGCAGTTCTCGCGGCCGGCGCGCGTGGTCACGCTGGAGCGCAACTACCGCTCCACCCAGCCGATCCTCGACGTGTCGAATGCATGCATCGCGCACGCGGCCGAGCGCCATGCCAAGACGCTGTGGACCGACAAGCCCTCGGCCGGGCGGCCGCAGATCGTGCGCGTGCCCGACGAATCGCAGCAGGCCTGCTGGGTGGCCGACCAGGTGCTCGCGCACCGCGAGGGCGGGCTCGCGCTCAAGTCGCAGGCGGTGCTGTTCCGCACCTCGAGCCACAGCGCGCCGCTCGAGCTCGAGCTGGCGCGCCGCAACATCCCGTTCGTGAAGTACGGCGGGCTCAAGTTCCTCGAGGCCTCGCACGTGAAGGACCTGCTCGCGGTGCTGCGTTTCGCGCAGAACCCGCGCGGGCGCATGGCGGGCTTTCGCGTCACGCAGCTGATCCCGGGCATCGGGCCGGCGACCAGCGCGAAGCTGCTCGACGCGATGGACCAGGCGGCCGATCCGGCCGTCGCGTTGCGCGACTTCGTGCCGCCGAGCGCCGCGCGCGCCGAATGGGCCGCGTTCGCCGAGGCCTATGCCGCGCTGCGTGCGCCGTCGCTGGCCTGGCCGGCCGACGTGGGCATCGCGATGGACTGGTACCTGCCGCACCTCGAGCGGCTCTACGACGACACCGCGGGCACGCGCCGCGGCGACGTCGAGCAGCTGGTGCACATGGCCTCGGGCTACGCCTCGCGCGAACGCTTCCTCACCGAGCTCACGCTCGACCCGCCCGAAGCCACCAGCGACCGGCCGGGGCCGCCGCTGCTCGACGAGGACTACCTGATCCTCTCGACCATCCATTCGGCCAAGGGGCAGGAGTGGAACTCGGTCCACGTGCTCAACGTGGTCGACGGCTGCATACCGGCCGACGTGGCGCAGAGCGCGCAGGAACTCGAGGAGGAACGGCGGCTGCTCTACGTGGCCATGACCCGGGCCCGCGACCACCTGCACCTGCTGGTGCCGCAGCGCTTCTACATCCCGCAGCAGGCCGCGCGCGGCGACCGGCATCTCTATGCCAACCGCAGCCGCTTCATTCCCGATGCCGACCTCGCGCGCTTCGAGTCCCGCACCTGGCCGCCCCCGCCACCGCGCGCGCCGGCGGTGCCGCCACCGGCCGCGGTGATCGACCTGCGCAACCGCATGCGCGCCGCCTGGCGTTGA
- the raiA gene encoding ribosome-associated translation inhibitor RaiA, giving the protein MNLTISGHHLDVTPALRTYVTSKLDRVIRHFDQVVDVKVILTVEKQKEKERRQRAECNIHVKGNDMFAESSHADLYAAVDELVDKLDRQVVRHKDRLQDHHHSAPKRLM; this is encoded by the coding sequence ATGAATTTGACGATCAGCGGTCATCACCTCGACGTCACCCCTGCCTTGCGCACCTACGTCACGAGCAAGCTGGACCGGGTCATCCGGCATTTCGACCAGGTGGTCGATGTGAAGGTGATCCTCACGGTGGAAAAGCAGAAGGAAAAGGAACGTCGGCAACGCGCCGAGTGCAACATCCACGTCAAGGGCAATGACATGTTCGCGGAGTCGAGCCACGCTGATCTCTATGCCGCGGTCGATGAACTGGTCGACAAGCTCGATCGCCAGGTGGTGCGCCACAAGGACCGCCTGCAGGACCATCACCACAGCGCGCCCAAGCGCCTGATGTAA
- a CDS encoding PTS sugar transporter subunit IIA yields MNRLASILPPAQVLVSVDATSKKRAFEEAGLLFESLHGLGRALITDSLFARERLGSTGLGHGVAIPHGRIKGLKAPMAAVFQLANPIGFDAPDEQPVGLLIFLLVPEAATQKHLEILSEIAELLSDAGLREQIKSSTDAAALHGLIAGWHSTQVA; encoded by the coding sequence ATGAATCGTCTCGCGTCCATCCTGCCGCCCGCTCAAGTGCTTGTGAGCGTTGACGCCACCAGCAAGAAGCGTGCTTTCGAGGAAGCCGGCTTGCTGTTCGAAAGCCTTCACGGGCTGGGCCGCGCCCTGATCACCGACAGCCTCTTCGCGCGCGAGCGCCTCGGCTCCACCGGCCTCGGTCATGGCGTCGCCATTCCGCATGGCCGCATCAAGGGCCTCAAGGCCCCGATGGCCGCGGTGTTCCAGCTCGCGAACCCGATCGGCTTCGATGCACCCGACGAGCAACCGGTCGGCCTGCTGATCTTCCTGCTGGTGCCCGAAGCCGCCACGCAGAAGCACCTCGAAATCCTCTCCGAGATCGCCGAACTGCTGAGCGACGCCGGCCTGCGCGAGCAGATCAAGTCGAGCACCGACGCGGCCGCGCTGCACGGCCTGATCGCCGGCTGGCACTCCACGCAAGTCGCCTGA
- a CDS encoding HPr kinase/phosphorylase, whose amino-acid sequence MKPTVISADAMFEEFRGSLRWEWLAGLGASERQFDPEVISRAQSAADLVGYLNYIHPYRVQILGAREVAYLTRGSPEDTARRIARIVTLEPPMLVLADGQAAPDELLSICERAQLPLFATRESSAFVIDLLRAYLSKHFAERTSMHGVFMDILGMGVMITGESGLGKSELGLELISRGNGLVADDAVDLYRINQNTIEGRCPDLLLNLLEVRGIGLLDIRAIFGETAVRRKMRLKLIVHLVRRDSFERDYERMPSTPLTQDVLGIPVRKVIIQVVAGRNIAVLVEAAVRNSILQLRGIDTYADFVARHHKAMESARDAD is encoded by the coding sequence ATGAAGCCGACCGTCATCAGCGCCGATGCCATGTTCGAGGAGTTCCGCGGCTCGCTGCGCTGGGAATGGCTCGCGGGACTCGGCGCGTCCGAGCGCCAGTTCGATCCCGAGGTCATCAGCCGCGCCCAGTCGGCCGCCGACCTGGTCGGCTACCTCAACTACATCCACCCGTACCGCGTGCAGATCCTCGGCGCGCGCGAGGTCGCCTACCTGACGCGCGGCAGTCCCGAGGACACCGCGCGGCGCATCGCCCGCATCGTCACGCTCGAGCCGCCGATGCTGGTGCTGGCCGACGGCCAGGCCGCGCCCGACGAACTGCTGTCGATCTGCGAGCGCGCGCAGCTGCCGCTGTTCGCCACGCGCGAATCCTCGGCCTTCGTGATCGACCTGCTGCGCGCCTACCTGTCCAAGCATTTCGCCGAGCGGACCTCGATGCACGGCGTGTTCATGGACATCCTGGGCATGGGCGTGATGATCACGGGCGAATCAGGCCTCGGGAAGAGCGAGCTCGGCCTCGAGCTGATCTCGCGCGGCAACGGCCTGGTGGCCGACGACGCGGTCGACCTCTACCGCATCAACCAGAACACCATCGAGGGCCGCTGCCCCGACCTGCTGCTCAACCTGCTGGAAGTGCGCGGCATCGGCCTGCTCGACATCCGCGCGATCTTCGGCGAGACGGCGGTGCGGCGGAAGATGCGGCTCAAGCTCATCGTGCACCTGGTGCGGCGCGACAGCTTCGAGCGCGACTACGAGCGCATGCCCTCGACGCCGCTCACGCAGGACGTGCTGGGCATCCCGGTGCGCAAGGTCATCATCCAGGTGGTGGCGGGCCGCAACATCGCCGTGCTGGTCGAGGCCGCGGTGCGCAATTCGATCCTGCAGCTACGCGGCATCGACACCTATGCCGATTTCGTGGCGCGCCACCACAAGGCGATGGAAAGCGCGCGCGACGCGGACTAG